gcagttagttcagtagcgtggatggagaataacgcgtggctggaggaacaattgaaaaatggataatataatacaacaaaaggatggtaagtataaacattattatattggttttcaattattaattattgtttattagatcaaattatgtagctgcaggcccaattattggaacaacacaaaatattagataacagcaaagctaaggatggtaaggcctaatacgtaatgattctatttatttgcttttattcatttgtgttttgtagctcaaattttaagtctacaagctcagctaggggaaaagaacaaattggaacggaacagtttccaaacagtgaaagaggtttttccaaactcatccctaactgaacatgaggatgaattggcattaggcgaacacagtcaggtacctaaacttttcaaataagaattcaaaataagtatagaattttaacaaacaattatttattgtttagttattcagtctaccacctgacagtgtgttaaagttaaattctgttagtgctgcactaaaagaattgttagtaataagtccatgcagcgaaggaagtgaacatttgtgggaccgtatttgggctgaaaatgggtgagGTACGAAAAGCCAGAAatagcacaagttcaacataaaacatgaattaggtacttttcggttttttgtctatcgaaaaagtatttttaatgctattattttgcattcacagaattttagcaggggatcaagtcaagtctggaagtgttacaggatggaagagtgagcctacaattgaaaaacactgaaagtgcattaccattaaggtatgaggtaaagtaatagagtatgcaaattgtctaatgagaagtaccatcttgtgtgaatgaatcctgtgtaacagcaatcctttatagttctgtcacagctagaagcctcaaataattctgcttctctttctaaagaacaacttgtcctttacgttcagagtgttggtgaagctgggtacttaaatggccctaaagatgtttcatttcgttggcattgcagcgatgaacatcatgcatggactctttaggtatgaaaggaattttcttgaaaattttttgaatttatgacaaagcatttctcctgctttttgccaaccatgtctaatctaaaaaaaaaaaattatccaataggaaagaattttcagcatactgggaacacaattATCAACAAGGCAACATTcaaggggtgctattttatcattcaagagccttatacaatgattttcatctgcgaTTTGTATGgactttcccaagcttctgccagaagttgaatctataagtcatgtaagtcacatgaccaacaattgagatgcttaatggtgttgtttttcttttctcagcataggttaatagtaacattggatctgaaaagattcttggttggggcaagacactgaataaattgtaatgattgaatggatgacatgacatttctatacttaatttggattcccttgacggtattttatatttaaaaaattgaagtgcatatctgggctcccttcctttccgtagccccgtttccccttgactcgtaataagcccgtagggggtcatgcccctactgtacggtatatataaaaacaacatataccgaggtttggagggctctggccggaaaggggacgtgggggtccgcttagtccgatgatgtgttcacggagggcgacgtggcaacccacaaatccgaactaaaggttaatcgctcctgtaaaaatgttccaaatcttcagctcttcttccggcttctcttagccaatcaccgggtaatctccccggtgggtcaacaaggcagtgtctccccctgcctgggttgacggcaacttttgaaagggctattgtgtctttttaaagttgcaaaaataattgtaatgtgcagagaattgtcaataaaaatttttttataaaatattttttacaaaatttgtttctttcattgtctgtgttaggtgtgttcacacattacatttatcaacttttttttttttactttgctttatttgtttttgtcacctttgacggtaagcattgtttccatttgtttatcgtttatatatatttaggatatttttttaagtaattttgtattttgtattttattttactcgtatgggaaccgatccccagatattcagcgtgcaacgccgacgctctaacattgagccacgagatatatataaatatcttattatcgcatatcatatgttatcgtctaggatgtttatgcagtctttcacaactatatgtttatctttctactattttcataaggttcatagctctgtggtagagcctttagctgcgatacctgttaccctggtttcaaacctcagtagatgtgtaaaaatgaagtagaatagaTGTAGAAGATTATATTGCAGAATCGCATTTCAGTTTTagtctaagtgtaaatgcaagtccacaagtaactagaaaaaagccaacttgacatcacatgattcatggctcattggtagagcatcgtcGTGGTATggcgaacatccagggttcgatccctggaaattaatagaatgcttacagataaacgataaaccaatggaaacaatgcttaccatcaaaggtgacagaaacaaataaagcaaagtaaaaaaaaaaaaaaagtcgataaatttaatgtgtgaacacacctaacacagacaatgaaagaaacaaattttgcaaaaaatattttataaaaaaattttattgacaattctctgcacattacaattatttttgcaactttaaaaaggcacaatagccctttcaaaagttgccgtcaaccaaggcagggggagacactgcattggttgacccaccggggagattacccggtgattggctaagagaagccggaagaagagccgaagaaatggaacatttttacaggagcgattaacctttaattcggatttgtgggtagccacacaGCCCTCCATGAACACTTCATCGAACCATGCGGAcacccacgtcccctttccggccagagccctccaaacctcggtatatgttgtttttatatataccgtacagtaggggcatgaccccctacgggcttattatgagtcaaggggaaacggggctacagaaaagaagggagcccagaaatgcacttcaattttttttatatcaaataccgtctggggaatccgaattaagtatagaaatgtcatgtcatccatccaatcaatacaatttattcagtgtccaaccaagaatcttttcagatccaatgttactattaacctatattgggaaaagaaaaacaacaccattaagcatatCAATTGGTgctcatgtaacttacatgactcatagattcaacttctggtggaagcttgggaaaggacatacaaattgcagattaacatcattgtataaggatcttgaatgataaactagcacccgtagaatgttgcattgttgtgttcccagtatatgaaaatcctttcctattggattaatttttttttgtagattagacctggttggcaaaaaggaagagaaactcttcgtcataaattcaaaattatttgaaggaaattcctttcatacctaaagagtccatgtatgatgttcatctctgcaacaatagcaaaattaaaacatctttagggccatttaagtacccagtttcaccaacactgtgaacataaaggacaagttgttcagccagagaagcagaattatttgaggcttctagctgtgacagaactataaaggattgctgttgtacagattcattaacacaagatggtacttctcattagacaatttgcattactctattactttacctcacaccttaacggtaatgtaatctcagtgttttttcaactacaggctgactcttccatcctgtaacacttccagacttgacttgatcccctgctaaaattctgtgaatgcaaaataatagcattaaaaatactttttcgatagacaaagaaccgggaagtacctaatccatgttttaggttgaactcgtgccatttctgggtttccgtaccacacccatttttggcccaaatacggtcccacaattgttcagttccatcgctgcatggactgattacgaacaataattgagcctgcaggttcataattagagctaaaaaactaaataattgaaaactaatataataatctttgtacttaccatccttatcttttattatcttatccattttaacatatttttctccagccacgcgtttttctccagccacgctactcgaCTAACTGACAATGGGATCCAATGGACTCAAATTGACATGCCGGTAATAACGattctgaccggtagatggctacgggtcgaaaaaaaaagaaaaagtgtgattttttttttttttttggcgaaattttttttttttgttgtgtaaaATTGATTGGCATAGTATTCTAGATAAAATAATTTATCAAGTAATCGAAATTTTCATTCTTGAATTTGGATCTGTCTTGAACATATAATGCCATCTATTGTCCAAGTTATGAAAACCGCACTTGTGGTTGTCAAGTTGTCCAACTTACCGTGTAACTTAAATGTGTAAACTTCCATGGGAATGAGGCCCTccaataatcataaaaaagttttgtaatttattttttacagcTTATCTACAATTGACAACAAATCTAAATCcttatatttttcatttatttattcattatgTGGCGTTAACATCGCAATTGATGatcatttattcattttcttcattattcCCATCCGTGTCTATAAATTATTCGTAGCAATTTTcttatacaataaaaaaacaaacgtgaaaaacaaaacctcTTGAACGCCTCGCCTACAACTTTTAAAATGTACAAATTCCATGAACAGCATAGCCAAAAGCCCTGCGGGACTAGTCAAcctattttttattcatttctgtACAAACTTTCGTTTCAGATAACACGCACACTTGTTTGCTCCCGGATAACTCCCATTGGAAACATGTTGGTAACGTATGTTGATCATAGTTTCGTATGCTTGCAAAAATTGTAAACGACTTAATTCTACGGGCATAGACTTTTAACTTATAAGAAAAGCTAAGTACTTTTAGCGCCTTCTTGAAGCTATAAATTATGAAGTGAACGTATTCTGAAGTTATTGCTCCGTTGCATTCAAGGCAAGAAACACGAATCTTTTGCGTCGGTTGGTCTTACCTTTCCAAGGTCGACGGAACCAGCATACTGAAAGTgtggttacaacaacaaaaatttacgaGTTACGTACCTACGCTATATCGCCACAACACATTAAAGATTTTTTGAGTTTGACATCAGAGGAGTTCCACCTGAGAACTTCACAGTCCAAACTTATTGGTTACTGGACAAGTGAGCTAGGTGGACTTAATGAAGTTGTGCACATTTGGGAATATGGTAAACAAACCTTAAATTAATTATCACCTGACGGTATTTTTTGTAGTTTGATTAACCGCCAGAAAGATGTATTTTACAGACAGCTTGGAACATCGTGCCCAAGTACGCGCAAATTTGGCCGGAAATACTGAATGGATTCAGCGCTATTTTGCCAAAATATTACCTTGGATGAGCGGACAGCAAAACTCGGTGATATCAGTGATACCTGGAATTCCACTTAGCAACTCCATAGAGAAAGGGGTGTATCAACTTCAGGCCTTCACGGCCAGTTCAgatttttcgccaaacgcacCACCATCTATTTTTAAGGGTAACAAGAGCGATCATCTCATTGGAGCTTTCAAGACCCTACACGGAAATCTGAATTCGTCGATTTTGCTTTGGAAGCACAGTTCACTTACAGCGGCAACCAACTTGGTCTCTGAACAAATGAAGAGTAATTGTTTTATcgcaatttttaaattaataccTTTTAAGGGAAagcctttttttgttctgcttCCACAGGTGATGACTGGAAGCACATTTGCAGTGGATATTCTAAAATTTTGGTGCCTCATAAAGTGTCCCCATTA
The nucleotide sequence above comes from Daphnia carinata strain CSIRO-1 chromosome 3, CSIRO_AGI_Dcar_HiC_V3, whole genome shotgun sequence. Encoded proteins:
- the LOC130698547 gene encoding protein NipSnap homolog 3A-like → MYKFHEQHSQKPCGTSQPIFYSFLYKLSFQITRTLVCSRITPIGNMLARNTNLLRRLVLPFQGRRNQHTESVVTTTKIYELRTYAISPQHIKDFLSLTSEEFHLRTSQSKLIGYWTSELGGLNEVVHIWEYDSLEHRAQVRANLAGNTEWIQRYFAKILPWMSGQQNSVISVIPGIPLSNSIEKGVYQLQAFTASSDFSPNAPPSIFKGNKSDHLIGAFKTLHGNLNSSILLWKHSSLTAATNLVSEQMKSDDWKHICSGYSKILVPHKVSPLQ